A region of the Acidobacteriota bacterium genome:
GGGTGGCGAGATACATGGGGCAGGCGCCGCAATACAACCCGCAGGGCGCGACCAGCAACTCCCTGTTTTCCGGCGCGCCGGAAGCGCGGGCCGCCGGGACGTCCAGTCCGGCGATGGAGCCGATGACGGCGGCGCCGGCCACGGTCCGGACGAACTCTCTTCGCGAAGTCCCCTTTTTCATTCCCGTGCTCATGAGACCTCCACTCCCCCGATAAAAAAATTCGCAACGCAGCCACCCGCCGCGCCGCCCCCCATCCGGTCCCATCCCGCCCGCCGCGCCGTCCGGGTCCTTATCCCTTGCCCAGCGCCTTGAGCACCTTTTCGGGCGTGGCCGGCGATTCGACCCATTTGCCGGTGGCGTTGTGGATGGCCATGATGACCAGGTGCGTGTTGGCCAGGCTGTGGCTGATGCCGTTGGCACCGTAACACGCGTTCCCCGCCCGTGTTTCCAGCAGGTCCAGGTCCACCCTGGGCATGTCGAGCATCGAGACCTTCCGGTAGTCGAACATGTTCGTGCTGAGTTTCACCCCGGTCGCCGGGTCGTAGACATATTCCTCCTGGAGCTGACACCCGGCGCTGAAGTCCATCACCTGGTCGATCTGGCTCTCGAGCGACGTCAGGCGCAGGATCTTCCCCGGATCCGCCGCGACCCCGAACCGGAGGATTTCGACCTCCCCGGTTTCGGTGTCCACGGCGACCTCGCACGCCGCCACGTTCATCGTGTCGAGCGCCCTGCCGCGCTGGTTCCAGAGGGCCAGCGGCGGCCGGCCCGAATAGGTCGCGAACAGGTTGGCCCGGACGGCCCGGGCCAGGGGAAGCCCCTTGCCCGGATCGGCCTTGACGACCACCCTGCCGTCCCGCATATCCAGGTCCTCCGGCTTCAGCCCCTTGAAGGGGTTCGGGGCCTGCGCGGCCGGGCCGCGCCCCATGCTGATGCCGCCGGCGGCCGCCGGGGCGTTGGCCTCGGTGACGGCCGCTTCCAGGATCCGCTCCTTGAGGATATGGGCGCATTCCTTCATGGCCCAGGAGGACGCCGTAGACCCGTCGCTCCCCCCCCCGTAAGGGCGGTAGATCTCCTGGGAATCGAGCTCGATGCGGATATCCCCGTATTCGAGCCCCAGTTCCTCGGCGATGACCATCGCGTTGCATTCCAGGCCGTAGTGGCCGATGGTGGGACCCTGGGACGCCAGGACGACCTGGCCCCTGCGCAGTTCCAGCTTGGTGTTGTACGTCATCCCGGAATGGCGCGGGCACTGGTTGTAGCGGAAGCTCGCCCCGTGCAGGCGCCCGTCGGGGAGCTTTCCGGCCCCGGTGGGGTGCCACCGCCACTGCATCCTCTTCTTGAGGGCGGCCACGCACGCCTCATAGCTGGGGACCGGGTCGGGGTCGTCCTGGGACCGGGGCCCGTGCAGGTTGAGCGTCGCGATCTCGATCGGGTCCTTCCCCAGTTTCTCCGCGATCAGGTAGAGCCCCACCATCAGGGAATCCCACGACATCGGGTTGTGCTGACCGCTGACGTACATCTTGCCGCGGTTGCTGTCGACGACCTCCATCCTCTGCCGGACATTCGTGCAGCGGGTGGTGAAATAGGGGCCGTACGTCTGGTCCATCGTGTTGCCGAAAATGGAGCTGCCCCGGACGCCGCCGTCGGCGACTGAGAAATCGTCGACGGCCGTGATCCTTCCGTCGCCTGTGAAGCCGACCTTCATGTGCACGTAGCGCTGGCTCAGGTTGAGGTCGTACATCTCGTAACGGTTGTTGACGCAGCGCACCGGCCGGCCCGCCCTCCTGGCAAGCAGCGGGGTGATCAGCTGAGTCTTGCGGTTCCCCCAGTCGCAATACCTCCCCCCCAGGAACATTCCGTCGCGGAAGATCTTTTCCGGGGGGAAGTGGTACAGGTCCCCGATCGAGTCCTCGGTCCAGGCGGGGATCCCCTCGATATGCAGGTTCTTTCCCTCGCCGTGGACCGCGTCGTCGAACCACCAGGCGACCGAACCGGTCGGGTTGGGGATATGGCCGGAAAAGGCGGCCGTATTGACGTCGTATTCGATGATGTGGTCCGCCTCGCGGAACCCGGCCTCGATGTCCCCGTCGTTGACGTTGGAATAGGAGACGTTCCCTTTCCTGGGGGGATTCTGGCCGCCGGCCGGACCCGGACCGCCGCTTCCCCCGTCGGGACCGGGGTAGGGGGGCGCCGGCCGGATCACGGCCGCCTCCGGCTCCCGTCCCTTGCGCAGGTCGATGACGTGGGGCAGCACCACCCAGTCCACCTCGAGAGCGCGCAGGGCCTCCTCGCAGATGTCCTCATTTTCGGCGACGACGATGACGCCGACCTCGGCCCCCTCCTGGTCGGCGATGTTATCCAGGAAGGGCTCGGACGGGCCTCCCATGAATCCCCCCCCGAGGCGCAGGCTCCGGACGTCCTCGTCCTCCCAGGTGAGGACATCGACGACTCCCGGGACGGCCCTCGCCTTCGCGGTGTCGATCGACCGGATCCAGGCGTTCGCGTAGGGGCTCCGGAGGAACTTGGCCTCGAGCATGTGGGGGACGACATAGTCGAGCCCGAATTTCGCGACCCCGGTCACCTGGGACCAGGACAATACCCCGGGCAGGTTCGGTTTCCCGACAACCCTGAAATCTCTTCTGGTTCCGTTTGCGCCTTCCAGGTCGGCCATAATCCGCACTCCCCTCGTTTTCCTTCAAGAACCGCGGAATCCCCGGCGATGCGGAAATCCCCTCCCGTCCGACCCATTTTAAAGCAGTTCCGGTCTGAAAAGTACAGAATCGGCGGGCGATCGCGCCGGGGGCGCGGACGCATCCCGGCCGGGGGCCGTGCAGCCTTTCCTATATGGCGCGCCCGATGCGGGAGCCGTCCCCGATCGCGTCGATGATCAGGGCGGGGTTCCCGCAGTCGCCGATCTGGTAGATCTCTGGCGCCGTCCCCTCCAGGCTCCTGACCCTGTCGGCGTCCGGAGCCATGGCCAGAGCCGGCAACAGGGTGTCCGCCGGCAGGGTCTTCCTCTCCCCTTCCCTGGTGGTCACCGTCAGCCCCTGATCCGTTATCCTTTCATACCGGACGCCGGGCAACAGGGGCACTCCCTTCCGCTGCAACCACCAGAAGAGGCGGACTTTGTAATTCTCGATCACCCCTTCCCCCATTTCCTCGGCCGTGTCCACTACCGTCACCTTTCTGCCCCGTTTGACCAGGAACACGGCCAGCTGGAGACCATGGATGCCTCCGCCGATGATGACGACCCTCTTGCCGACCGGCATCCATATTTTCGTGGCCCGGTTGAGCAGCCCGGGGCCGAAAAACCTCAAATATTTCTTCAGCCGGCGGTTCAGGGCGGCGGCCCGGACCACTTTGCCCGATTCGATACCCGGAATCTCCGGAACGGCATACTCCCCTCCCGTGGCCAGGATGAGGACGTCGGGCCCGACCCGCTCCACAAGCGCCCTGTCCACCTCTTTGCCCAGGTGGATCCTGACGCCCAGCCGGGCGATCTGCGTCTCGAGGTAGCGCACCAGGGCCGGGAGGTCTTCGATTTCGAGCCCCTTGATCGTGGCGGCGACGGGTACGGACCCTCCCAGCCGATGCTCCTTCTCGTAAAGCGCGACTTCATGCCCCCTCAGGGCGGCCACCCGTGCGGCCTCCATTCCCGCCGGTCCGCCACCGACGACCATGACCCTTTTCTTCCTGGGCGCCGGCCGGATCTCGAATTCGCGCTCCCTGGTCAGGGCGGCATTGATGCGGCAGCAGGACTTCCCCTCGACCGGGTGCGTATGGATGGCCTCGATGCAGGAAAGGCAGCGCGTGCAGGGGGCGATATCGTCCAGTCTCCCGGCGGCGATCTTGTTGGGGAATTCGGGGTCGGCCAGCAGTTGCCGCGTCATGCCGATGAAGTCCGCCCGGCCCTGCAGAAGGATCCTCTCTCCCATTTCGGCGTCGATGCCGGCGGTGGCGATCACCGGTATGGACACCGCCTTCTTGACCATGGCCGACAGGGGCACCCAGAACCCCGCCCCGCTTTTTCTCCCGTCGAGCCCTTCCGGCAGGGGATCGGGGACCTCCGGGTAGCAGACCGTTTCGGGCCAGTTGATCAGGCAGTAGACCGGGCCGAAGCCGTCGGCCTTGGGATGGAGGTTGTCCGCGCCGGCGGCTTCGAATATCCGGCCGAACTCCACTCCCTCCTCGGGGGTGATACCGTCGTCTATCCCGTATTCGGCGGCGTTGTAAAGGACGCCGATCGGGAAGTCCTTGCCCAGGCGCCGCTTCATTTCCTTCAGGATCTCCACCGTGAACCGGGAGCGGTTTTCCAGGCTCTGCGGGCCGTATTGGTCCCCGCGCCTGTTCCAGTGGCGGGACATGAAGGTGTTGCCCAGGTGCTGCGTGCCGCAGTGGACCTCCAGGTGGTCGATCCCCGCCTTCTGGTAACGCTCCGCAGCCTTGACGAACTTCTCCTGAATGTCCTCGATCTCGGCGATGCTCGCCTCGACGGTTTCATCGCTCCAGTTCCCGTACACTTCCTCTCGCATCACGGATGCGGCTATGGGCGGGCGCCCGGAAAGGGACGCCGGGCACCAGGGCCCGGCATGCATCATCTGAACGGACAACCGGCAACCATGTTTGTGGACGGCATCGGCCAGCCTGCGGAAACCCTCGATGTATTCGTCGGCGTCGATGCGCAACCCGTCGGCTATCCTTGCGCCCAGGGGGTAATCCAGGTAGGCGTTCCACAGGATGATCATGCCCGCGCCGCCCCTGGCCACCGCCTCGATGTAGTCGATGGTTTTCTGGTTCATGTGAAAATCGTGCGGGTCATGGGTGTTCATTTCCGCGGCGGTTTTGATGATCCGGTTCTTGATCCGCAGCTTCCCGATGTTGCAGGGGGACAGCAGCTTCTCAAATGGCGCCTTCCCGCTCATGATCGTTTCTCCTTCGGGGGTTTCTTCCGGCCCTGTTTTGAAAAAATCGGGCGACATCTGACGAGCCCGTTATCGGGATGCCTTCCCCGGCGGAACCGTCCGATGCCGCCGGAGCCTTCGGCAGCGGTCTGGATGGGACTCCCGGGTCGCCGGGGGGCTCCTTTAGAGTTCGGCACAAACGACTTTTACGAATTTGCCGTTCTCGAGATGGTAATGGATGAACTGCGGGATAACGGCGGTCTGTCCGACGGCCAGCGGCTTCAGCTTCGGATAGTCGGAAGCGGCGACGGTTTCCGGGGACAATTCCCTCACACCCTCGATCCGCACCCTGGCCTCGAGCGCGATGGTGGACGCGTCCGAAACAAAACGGTCCACGATCACGCTCTCCTTGATGTAGGCGTGAAGAAAAGCATAGAACTTCTTCACCGCCTCCCGGGATTTGAGAGAACCCGCGACATGGATCATCTCGAAATCGTCGGCGAAATAATCGAGGAACCCGTCGTAATCCCTGCCGTTGAATTTTTCCAGGTAAACATCGAATTCTTCGCGCGTCATGTCCTCTCTCCGCTTTCAGGTTATTCCTTGTGATGGTTGAACTTAACTTATTGTATAAGCGCAGCCTGCAATGTCAACCGCGCTTTTCTACGCCGAGAGCGGCCGGCAGCGGGCCGCCGGGCCCGTTCCCGGAAAGACCCGGGGCGGCAAAGGACGTTCCCCCGCGGCGGCGGATGTGCCATGATCAGGGGCGACAACCTTATCGCAGAGGAGAAACGCCATGCCCGTCGTCATCGTCGAAATCACACCCCAGGAGTACGCCAAGAAGGCGGAGATCGCCAGGGTTTTCACGGAGGAACTCAGCAGGATCACCGGCATACCGAAGGATCCGATCGTGGTGCTGTTTCACGACATCTCCCCCGAAAACGCCGCCGCGGCCGGGGAGATGCTGGTCGAAAGGCTCCGGCGCGCGCCCTCGCGGTAGCCGGCCGCGGCCCGTCCGTGCCGCCGCGGGGCGGAAGGCCGTCTCACGGTTCCGCCCGCGCCGCCCTGACCCGGGCGAAGTGGGTGTCGAACGCCAGGATCTTTTCGAGATCGGGATGTTTCCTCGCTCCCGACTCGCCGTCTATGTACAGGACCCGGGGATCCTTTTCATCGAAGGCGGGCCAGTGCGGCAGGCCGGGCCCGTTGGGATCCCCGTTCCGGGCGAAATGGACCCAGTACGACTGGAGCCTCTCGGCCAGGGCCTGGGCCCCGGGACCGGCGCCCCCCCCGGTCATCCCGGGTGTATCGAGCGTGCCGAACACGTACCGGATCTCGTCGGCGTGGTTGGCGCCGTCGGGGGACGCCGGTGTCCGGTGGTCGAAGTAGTACACGAAGGCCTTGTGCCTCCCGTTTCGGGCCTGCAGGGTGGCCCAGGCCCAGGTCGGCCAGGCGAAGGTGGAATCACGCATGATGTCCCTGGCGGACCGCGAGGCTTCTTCGTCCGTGGCGTGCGGGTAGGCGGCCAGCAGAACGTCGGCCCCCTCCGGGTACTGTCCGCGCACCATCCGCTCGAACCCGTCCCGCGTCACCGGCTGCGTGACGAACAACCCCCCTTCGTTCGAGTTGGTGCCGACGAGAATGGGGGTGTCGTTGAACCGGCCCGCCAGGTAGCGTTCGTACTGGTCCGCCACGATCGTCTCCCCGTCCGGTACGGGCCAGAAGCTCCCCATCCCCCTGGTGTTGCGCTGGATCTCCTCCGCCCCGAGGGCGCGGGCGGCGCGGATATCCCCGGCCCCCAGGGCGGCCAGGTAGGCCTTCCCCTGCGCCTCGGCCGCGGCCCGCGTCATGCGCGGCGGCGCCATCGACCCGCCGCTCTGGGAAATGGCGCGCTGGAACAGCCCGGCCGCCCCGGGCGATCCCGCCAGCATGGCGACCGAAATGCCTCCGGCGGATTCCCCGAAGAGGGTCACGTTGGCCGGGTCGCCCCCGAACCGGGCGATGTTCTCCTTCACCCACCGGAGGCCCGCGATCTGGTCCTGGATCCCGTAAGCGCCCGAGCCCCCGCCGCTTTCGGCACTCAGTTCGGGGTGCGCCAGGAATCCCATGGGGCCGACGCGGTAGGCCACGCTTACGAGAACCACCCCCTTCTTCGCCAGGCTCGTGCCGTCGTAGGCGGGGGAGCTTGTCATACCGATGCCGAAGCCGCCGCCGTAGATCCAGACCATGACGGGACGCTTCTCGTCCGTGGTCCGGGCCCCCGTCCAGACGTTCAGGTAGAGGCAGTCCTCGCTGATCTCCTGCGGGCCGCCGAGCAGCGCGCCGAAGGCGGTATCCTGCATCGGGCCGGGGGCGAACCGGTCCGCCCGCTTCACGCCGTCCCACGGCACCACCGCCTGCGGCGCTTTCCAGCGCAGGGCGCCGACCGGGGGCGCGGCGAAGGGAATGCCCTTGAAGGCAAGGATCCCGTCCCCGGCCACCCCTTCCACGATGCCGCCCGTCACGGTTACCCTGGTCGTAACCGGGTCCGGGGAACCGCATCCGGCCGCGCAGAATGTCAGGGCGAGTATCACGAACCAGCTCCGGCGCTGTCGTAGCCTCATGGCGACTCCTTGATGAGAATGTCCCCGCTTCGGCGGAGGCGGGGGTGCGGTGATGCGCCCTACCCCGCCAGGCTTCTCCCGATGTCGGCCCTGACATGCCGCCCGGCCCAGAGGTAGAAGAGGGCTCCCAGCATGCTCGACGCCGCCACGCAGAGGAGCGAGTACCGGATGGCGAGCGGGCCGTACCGGCCCTCGAGGAGGTCGTTGAGCACCCCGATGAGGAGGGGGCCGGCGGCCGAGCCGACGATGGTGCCGATCATGAACAGGGTGGCCGCGGCGAACGCCCGCATGCGGACCTTGACCACGCTCTGCACCAGGCCGAGAATCGGCCCCATGCGGAACGTCAGGAGGATCATGGCGAAAAACAGCCCCACGTAGGTCCACGGCAGGGGGGCGAAGAGAAACACCATCAGCACCGGGCCGGCCAGGAGCGAGGTCACGCCGGGCCCGACGATCTTCCACCGGTCGTCCCTTTTTCCCAGGCGGCCGATGACGGCGCCCCCCAGGAGGACCCCGGCGATGCCGGCGACCGAGTTCAAGGTTCCCCCGAACGTGCTGGCCTCCAGCAGCGAGGTGCCGTGCACCCGCTGCATGAAGGGGACGAACCAGGTGGCCAGCGCCAGGTCCGCGATGCCGGAGAAGGTGAACCCGATCACGATCAGCAGGTAGGTAGTGTTTTCAAAAAAGAAGCGCACCGTCTCGCCGATCCCGTACTCCCGGACATCGGCGTGTTTCCCGTCCTGGATGCCGCGCACGGGCTCCCTGACGGTGAAATACAGGAGCGCGGCCACGATGAAACCGGGGATGGCGACGGCGACGAAGGCCCCGCGCCACCCCCAATGCGAGGAGCCCACGATCCCCCCGATCCAGGCCGCCACCAGGCCGCCGATGCAGGGGGCCATGGACATGATGGCCATCGCCATCGGCAGTTTGTCCCTGGGGAAGAAATCGGAGACCAGGGAGTTGCCCGGGGCGGGGGACACGGCGCCGCCGATGCCGAACCCGATCCGCGCCAGGACCAGCTGCAGGACGTTTTGCGCGAATCCCCCCAGCGTGGTCAGGACGCTCCAGAACGCGACCCCGATCGATATGATCGCCAGCCTTCCCTTCCGGTCGGCGAGTCGCGCCACCGGCATGGAAAGAAGCGACCCCAGCAGGGTGACGACGATCCCGGCGATCAGCCCCATCGCCGTGTCCGATACCCGGAAATCGTTCTTGATCTGCTCGAGCACGACATTGACGATCTGGATATTGGCGAACTGCAGCGCCCATACCAGCGTCAGGAGAACGAGCACGTAGTAGGCCCTCGTCAGCGAAACGCCCGTTCCCCGTTCCGGCTCCCGCCCGACCGATTCCTCTGGTTTCATGAATCCCCCACGTGGGTCAGGCCGGGCGGAGGACTCCCGCCGGCCCGGGCCCCTTCTATGGCCTTATTCCGTTTCATGCGGGCCGCGGTAGTTCCTGTCCGTCGCCGTGGCGAAATGGAAAACGGGCCGGCCGAGGCGTTTCAGAATCAAGGGACAGTGCCGGATGCCCGGCGGGACGAAAATGACGCAGCTCTTCGTTATCGTGTGCTTTTCATCTTCCAGCCAGAATTCGATCTCGCCGCCGAGATCGGTCGGGTCCTCGGGATTGGAACCGAAAAAGGTCACGACTTCCCCGAAGTCGTGCACGTGACCCTTGTCCACGACCGTCACCTCCTTCGGTTGCGGCCAGAACCAGGCGCAGTCGACATAGGGCGCCCCTTCGAACACCCCGCCGTGCATGCAGTAGACCCTGGTGCCGAGGGCGTCCGGCACCCTGTTCAAGTCCGTTACGATGTACTTCCCGAATTTTGATTCCGCCATTGTATCGCTCCCCGGTTATCCAGGACTTAGGACCTGTTGTGTTTGTTCCTCTGGATCTTCTCCTGATGCCCGCCCGGGTCGGCTTCCGCGAGACTCCCGGCGCCCGGGATGATGGCAATTTCAAGATGCGGCGCCGTGTACTTCTTCCACACCAGCGGACCGTGGCTCACCCCCTTGGGGACATACACCATCGACGTCCGATCGAGCCGGAGCATCTGGCCGCCGACGGGAAACTCGATTTCGCCGCACAGCTCCTCGGGATGCTCGTAATCCGTCCCGTAATGAAGCACCAGCTCCTCGAAATCGCGGTGGGCGTGCTCGAGGATGTGCGGGTTGGGATCGGGCATCCCCCACACCCAGCCCCCCTCCACGTAAATGTTGCACTCGGGGACGAGGTTCCGGTTCATGAAGGTCATGGAGGAGGGACTCTGCCGGTTCTTGATGGGGGTCCCCGCGATCACCTCGTAGGTGGGCCTCCGGACCAGGTATCGTGCATAGTCGACTCCCGGATCCGGTCCCCGGCC
Encoded here:
- a CDS encoding xanthine dehydrogenase family protein molybdopterin-binding subunit, which gives rise to MADLEGANGTRRDFRVVGKPNLPGVLSWSQVTGVAKFGLDYVVPHMLEAKFLRSPYANAWIRSIDTAKARAVPGVVDVLTWEDEDVRSLRLGGGFMGGPSEPFLDNIADQEGAEVGVIVVAENEDICEEALRALEVDWVVLPHVIDLRKGREPEAAVIRPAPPYPGPDGGSGGPGPAGGQNPPRKGNVSYSNVNDGDIEAGFREADHIIEYDVNTAAFSGHIPNPTGSVAWWFDDAVHGEGKNLHIEGIPAWTEDSIGDLYHFPPEKIFRDGMFLGGRYCDWGNRKTQLITPLLARRAGRPVRCVNNRYEMYDLNLSQRYVHMKVGFTGDGRITAVDDFSVADGGVRGSSIFGNTMDQTYGPYFTTRCTNVRQRMEVVDSNRGKMYVSGQHNPMSWDSLMVGLYLIAEKLGKDPIEIATLNLHGPRSQDDPDPVPSYEACVAALKKRMQWRWHPTGAGKLPDGRLHGASFRYNQCPRHSGMTYNTKLELRRGQVVLASQGPTIGHYGLECNAMVIAEELGLEYGDIRIELDSQEIYRPYGGGSDGSTASSWAMKECAHILKERILEAAVTEANAPAAAGGISMGRGPAAQAPNPFKGLKPEDLDMRDGRVVVKADPGKGLPLARAVRANLFATYSGRPPLALWNQRGRALDTMNVAACEVAVDTETGEVEILRFGVAADPGKILRLTSLESQIDQVMDFSAGCQLQEEYVYDPATGVKLSTNMFDYRKVSMLDMPRVDLDLLETRAGNACYGANGISHSLANTHLVIMAIHNATGKWVESPATPEKVLKALGKG
- a CDS encoding FAD-dependent oxidoreductase, which codes for MSGKAPFEKLLSPCNIGKLRIKNRIIKTAAEMNTHDPHDFHMNQKTIDYIEAVARGGAGMIILWNAYLDYPLGARIADGLRIDADEYIEGFRRLADAVHKHGCRLSVQMMHAGPWCPASLSGRPPIAASVMREEVYGNWSDETVEASIAEIEDIQEKFVKAAERYQKAGIDHLEVHCGTQHLGNTFMSRHWNRRGDQYGPQSLENRSRFTVEILKEMKRRLGKDFPIGVLYNAAEYGIDDGITPEEGVEFGRIFEAAGADNLHPKADGFGPVYCLINWPETVCYPEVPDPLPEGLDGRKSGAGFWVPLSAMVKKAVSIPVIATAGIDAEMGERILLQGRADFIGMTRQLLADPEFPNKIAAGRLDDIAPCTRCLSCIEAIHTHPVEGKSCCRINAALTREREFEIRPAPRKKRVMVVGGGPAGMEAARVAALRGHEVALYEKEHRLGGSVPVAATIKGLEIEDLPALVRYLETQIARLGVRIHLGKEVDRALVERVGPDVLILATGGEYAVPEIPGIESGKVVRAAALNRRLKKYLRFFGPGLLNRATKIWMPVGKRVVIIGGGIHGLQLAVFLVKRGRKVTVVDTAEEMGEGVIENYKVRLFWWLQRKGVPLLPGVRYERITDQGLTVTTREGERKTLPADTLLPALAMAPDADRVRSLEGTAPEIYQIGDCGNPALIIDAIGDGSRIGRAI
- a CDS encoding nuclear transport factor 2 family protein, whose translation is MTREEFDVYLEKFNGRDYDGFLDYFADDFEMIHVAGSLKSREAVKKFYAFLHAYIKESVIVDRFVSDASTIALEARVRIEGVRELSPETVAASDYPKLKPLAVGQTAVIPQFIHYHLENGKFVKVVCAEL
- a CDS encoding carboxylesterase family protein, with translation MRLRQRRSWFVILALTFCAAGCGSPDPVTTRVTVTGGIVEGVAGDGILAFKGIPFAAPPVGALRWKAPQAVVPWDGVKRADRFAPGPMQDTAFGALLGGPQEISEDCLYLNVWTGARTTDEKRPVMVWIYGGGFGIGMTSSPAYDGTSLAKKGVVLVSVAYRVGPMGFLAHPELSAESGGGSGAYGIQDQIAGLRWVKENIARFGGDPANVTLFGESAGGISVAMLAGSPGAAGLFQRAISQSGGSMAPPRMTRAAAEAQGKAYLAALGAGDIRAARALGAEEIQRNTRGMGSFWPVPDGETIVADQYERYLAGRFNDTPILVGTNSNEGGLFVTQPVTRDGFERMVRGQYPEGADVLLAAYPHATDEEASRSARDIMRDSTFAWPTWAWATLQARNGRHKAFVYYFDHRTPASPDGANHADEIRYVFGTLDTPGMTGGGAGPGAQALAERLQSYWVHFARNGDPNGPGLPHWPAFDEKDPRVLYIDGESGARKHPDLEKILAFDTHFARVRAARAEP
- a CDS encoding MFS transporter; the encoded protein is MKPEESVGREPERGTGVSLTRAYYVLVLLTLVWALQFANIQIVNVVLEQIKNDFRVSDTAMGLIAGIVVTLLGSLLSMPVARLADRKGRLAIISIGVAFWSVLTTLGGFAQNVLQLVLARIGFGIGGAVSPAPGNSLVSDFFPRDKLPMAMAIMSMAPCIGGLVAAWIGGIVGSSHWGWRGAFVAVAIPGFIVAALLYFTVREPVRGIQDGKHADVREYGIGETVRFFFENTTYLLIVIGFTFSGIADLALATWFVPFMQRVHGTSLLEASTFGGTLNSVAGIAGVLLGGAVIGRLGKRDDRWKIVGPGVTSLLAGPVLMVFLFAPLPWTYVGLFFAMILLTFRMGPILGLVQSVVKVRMRAFAAATLFMIGTIVGSAAGPLLIGVLNDLLEGRYGPLAIRYSLLCVAASSMLGALFYLWAGRHVRADIGRSLAG